From the Synechococcus sp. KORDI-49 genome, the window AGCCCGCTGCACCGGCAAGGAAGCGATCCGGGGGAAGCGCCGCCACCATCGCGGCCGTCTCCGTGGCGCCGTAACAGGGGGCCAGCCGGATGCCCCGCTCCCTGGCCCGCGCGGCCAGAGTTGCCGGCAGCGCAGCGCCGCCCACCCAGATCACAGCAAAGCCCTGCAGCCAGGCCTCTGCGGCTGGTTGCCCCATCAGCCTGGCGAGCTGGGTCGGCACCAGCGAGAGCAGCCGCACACGCCCCTGCCAGTCCGGCAGGTCGCTGCAATGACGCACCAACGCTTCGGGGCGCTTCATCAGATCGGGAGCCAGCGGAGCGTGCGGACTTCCCCAGCAGTGGCTGCGCCACCAGGGCATCAACCCGCTGACGTGATGCATCGGCAGGGGATTGAGCGTCAGACAGGCCGCCGGATCAATGCCGATGCTCCGCAGCCAATCCGCCGTGGCGGCAGCGGAGCGATCCAGGTGCGCCGCCGGCTGCAGGCAGAGGCGCCGTCCACCGGTGCTGCCCCCGCTGCCGATCACCACTCCGGGCCCCTTCGGCAACAATCGCTCCGGGACTGGCGGGTCTCCCAGCTGCAGCCATTCGGACTCCCCGGGACGGCTGAGCAGAGCAGAGGCCTCCATCAGGTCGCCGCCTCCCACACCACCTGCGGGTCATCGCAGAACAGCGGGCCGGCAGGACACCAGCCTGGAGCCAGCCCCGGGGCCGCCGGGGTCGGACCCTGCATCTGGAGTGCTGCCAGGTGATGCAACCAACGGCGGCCGATCCCTGTTTCAAAAGCGGTGCTCACCATCCGCTGCGGCATGCCCTCCTGCAGATCCCGCAGCAGCAGACGCGGATCACCATCCACGGCTGGGCGGCGCACCTGCCAGCCGGGCCAGGTCTCCCGCAGCCTGGGATCGCGCATCAGGGACTCGTCCAATGCCACCGGCCCCTGCTCCGCCAGCGATTCCAGTCCGTCCCGATCGTCCGGGGGCAGGG encodes:
- a CDS encoding AMP-binding protein — its product is MGGGDLMEASALLSRPGESEWLQLGDPPVPERLLPKGPGVVIGSGGSTGGRRLCLQPAAHLDRSAAATADWLRSIGIDPAACLTLNPLPMHHVSGLMPWWRSHCWGSPHAPLAPDLMKRPEALVRHCSDLPDWQGRVRLLSLVPTQLARLMGQPAAEAWLQGFAVIWVGGAALPATLAARARERGIRLAPCYGATETAAMVAALPPDRFLAGAAGCGDPLPDVDLRLTEAGGLQVRTDRLAWGCWCPDQPDRIAPLADADGWWSSGDRAVLGEGGVQLIGRLDSAVQSGGETVFPEQLEQRLMEAARRQRLPLAAVLLLGVDDGEWGARLVALIRPQAGCSEVDLLASLQAVTVDWMAAERPRRWVLCADLAVSDAGKWRRDHWRRWLERVDAAEA